A genomic segment from Flavobacterium sp. 9R encodes:
- a CDS encoding FtsW/RodA/SpoVE family cell cycle protein, translating to MKELVNKLKGDRVIWSFVALLALFSFMPVFSASSNLAYIGLGKGNTLGYLLKHLAHIGIGFLIIYWIHKVPYLYFRAISKAALPVVWVMLAYALIKGTVIAGANASRWIQIPFIKITFQPSTMAAIVLFVFVARYLSKKRETPIDFKSSLIELWLPVFITLIFILPSNFSTTALIFSMVLMLVFIGKYPMKYIGFVIGSGVVMLLFFVLIAKAFPDSRFFSRVSTWESRIERFTSDKADEDNYQIEKAKTAIASGGLYGLGPGKSVQKNFLPQSSSDFIFAIIVEEWGLIGGLSVLGLYLLLMFRFVIASHKANTLFGKLIVIALGFPMIFQAMINMAVAVELLPVTGQTLPLISSGGSSIWMTCFALGVILSVTKKEEEIAQELKEKQIREEALQKLIDAQLESDAQEKEEEYSIEDHANPMNAVLNR from the coding sequence ATGAAGGAACTAGTAAACAAGCTAAAAGGAGATAGAGTAATTTGGTCATTCGTGGCCTTATTGGCTTTGTTTTCGTTTATGCCTGTTTTTAGTGCTAGTAGTAACTTAGCTTATATCGGTTTAGGTAAAGGGAATACTCTTGGGTATTTGTTGAAACATCTTGCCCATATTGGCATAGGCTTTTTGATTATTTATTGGATTCATAAAGTCCCGTATTTGTATTTTAGAGCCATTTCAAAAGCAGCATTACCTGTAGTTTGGGTGATGTTGGCCTATGCTTTGATTAAAGGTACTGTTATCGCTGGAGCCAATGCTAGTCGTTGGATTCAGATTCCTTTTATCAAAATTACGTTTCAGCCTTCAACTATGGCTGCTATTGTGTTGTTTGTGTTTGTTGCCCGTTATTTGTCCAAAAAAAGGGAAACACCTATAGATTTTAAATCTTCTTTAATCGAATTGTGGCTACCTGTATTCATAACATTAATTTTTATTTTGCCCTCTAACTTTTCTACCACTGCTTTGATTTTTTCAATGGTTTTAATGTTGGTTTTTATTGGAAAATATCCAATGAAATATATAGGGTTTGTTATTGGTTCTGGTGTAGTGATGTTGTTGTTTTTTGTGTTGATTGCAAAAGCTTTCCCAGATTCCAGGTTTTTTAGTAGGGTTTCAACATGGGAAAGTCGTATTGAACGATTCACTTCTGATAAAGCCGATGAAGATAACTATCAAATTGAAAAAGCAAAAACTGCCATAGCCTCTGGTGGACTCTATGGTTTAGGCCCAGGCAAAAGTGTTCAGAAAAATTTTCTACCTCAATCCTCCTCTGATTTTATCTTTGCCATTATAGTAGAAGAGTGGGGATTGATTGGTGGTCTTTCTGTACTTGGATTGTATTTGTTGTTGATGTTTCGTTTTGTAATCGCATCTCATAAGGCCAATACATTATTTGGAAAATTAATTGTAATTGCTCTTGGTTTTCCAATGATTTTTCAGGCGATGATTAATATGGCTGTAGCAGTAGAGTTATTGCCAGTTACAGGTCAAACATTGCCATTAATAAGTAGTGGAGGTAGCTCCATTTGGATGACTTGTTTTGCACTTGGTGTTATTTTGAGTGTCACCAAAAAAGAAGAAGAAATTGCTCAAGAATTAAAAGAAAAACAAATTCGAGAAGAAGCTTTGCAAAAGTTGATTGATGCGCAACTCGAATCTGATGCTCAAGAAAAAGAAGAAGAATATTCTATAGAAGATCATGCTAATCCAATGAATGCGGTACTTAACCGATAG
- the murG gene encoding undecaprenyldiphospho-muramoylpentapeptide beta-N-acetylglucosaminyltransferase, protein MSKLKFILSGGGTGGHIYPAIAIANELKKRFPEAEFLFVGAKDKMEMQKVPQAGYAIKGLWIAGLQRKLTLQNALFPFKLLSSLWESRKILKSFKPDVVIGTGGFASGPLLNVANSLNILTLIQEQNSYPGITNKLLSKKAAKICVAYENLERFFPKEKMILTGNPVRQDLIDVSSKREEAITFFKLDPKKKTLLVLGGSLGARRINQLIEKELQGLLSQKVQIIWQCGKLYLDDYSKYNSAQVQVVAFIERMDLVYAAADVVISRAGASSVSELCIVGKPVIFIPSPNVAEDHQTKNAQAIVDKKGAIMIKESALEDEFSIVLEALLKDEGKQQLLGDNIKKLALPQATIQIVDEIEKLLKK, encoded by the coding sequence ATGTCAAAATTAAAATTCATATTGAGTGGTGGTGGTACTGGTGGTCATATCTATCCAGCAATTGCTATTGCAAATGAGCTAAAGAAGCGATTTCCAGAAGCAGAGTTTCTTTTTGTGGGCGCCAAAGACAAAATGGAAATGCAAAAAGTACCTCAAGCCGGTTACGCTATTAAAGGGCTTTGGATAGCCGGTTTACAAAGAAAACTGACACTGCAAAATGCATTATTTCCCTTCAAGCTATTAAGTAGTTTGTGGGAGTCAAGAAAAATACTTAAAAGCTTCAAGCCTGACGTAGTTATTGGTACGGGAGGTTTTGCAAGTGGTCCTTTGTTGAATGTCGCCAATAGTTTAAATATTCTAACATTAATACAAGAGCAAAATTCATATCCAGGAATTACAAATAAGTTATTGAGTAAAAAGGCAGCAAAAATTTGTGTTGCTTATGAAAACTTAGAACGATTTTTTCCTAAAGAAAAAATGATTTTGACAGGAAATCCCGTTCGTCAAGATTTAATTGATGTTTCTAGTAAAAGGGAAGAGGCAATTACTTTTTTTAAACTAGATCCAAAGAAAAAAACACTATTGGTTTTAGGAGGAAGTTTAGGTGCTAGAAGAATCAATCAATTGATTGAAAAAGAATTGCAAGGTCTTTTGTCGCAAAAAGTTCAAATTATATGGCAATGCGGTAAACTTTATTTAGACGACTATTCTAAATACAATTCAGCTCAAGTGCAAGTAGTTGCTTTTATCGAGCGTATGGATCTTGTTTATGCAGCTGCAGATGTAGTTATTTCTAGAGCTGGAGCGTCGTCGGTTTCTGAATTATGTATAGTTGGAAAACCAGTGATTTTTATCCCTTCTCCAAATGTTGCAGAAGATCATCAGACGAAGAATGCACAAGCAATAGTAGATAAGAAAGGAGCAATAATGATTAAAGAATCTGCATTAGAGGATGAATTTAGTATTGTTCTAGAAGCTTTGTTGAAAGATGAAGGAAAACAACAACTCTTGGGCGATAACATAAAAAAGTTGGCTTTACCTCAAGCAACGATCCAAATCGTTGATGAAATTGAAAAGTTATTAAAAAAATAG
- the murC gene encoding UDP-N-acetylmuramate--L-alanine ligase — MNLNQIHNVYFVGIGGIGMSALARYFKNIGKQVCGYDKTPSMLTNELIESGIDIHFEDNVALIPASFKPENTLVIITPAVPKSHLEWNYFLAQNYEVKKRAEVLGIITKDTFSFAVAGTHGKTTTSSILGHILYESGADVTAFIGGIVENYNSNLIGLGKTVTVVEADEFDRSFLHLHPNIACVTSMDADHLDIYGTSEAIEASFVEFANKVEDKSKLFIAQGLPLEGMVCAINNDAQFKAFNVRVEDSSYVFDVQTPTELITNLRFGLPGRHNLMNALMALAMAKTYGTPTEAIASALSTFRGIRRRFSYQIKRSDLIYIDDYAHHPTEINAVHQAVRELYPGQKVLAVFQPHLFSRTKDFADDFAASLSNFDEILLLDIYPARELPMEGVTSQWLMDKMTNDNKRLVEKEHLIASIQSSDAKVIVTIGAGDLGEMVPSIKKALDETF; from the coding sequence ATGAACTTAAATCAAATACATAACGTCTATTTTGTTGGCATTGGAGGCATCGGAATGAGTGCTTTGGCTCGTTATTTCAAAAATATTGGAAAACAAGTTTGTGGTTATGATAAAACGCCGTCGATGTTGACAAACGAACTTATCGAGAGCGGAATTGATATTCATTTTGAAGATAATGTAGCTTTAATTCCAGCTAGTTTTAAACCAGAGAACACTTTGGTAATTATCACGCCAGCAGTTCCAAAATCACATTTGGAGTGGAATTATTTCTTAGCCCAAAACTATGAAGTAAAAAAACGTGCCGAAGTACTAGGGATAATAACCAAAGACACTTTTAGCTTTGCTGTAGCAGGTACACACGGAAAAACTACTACTTCAAGTATTCTTGGGCATATTCTTTATGAAAGTGGTGCAGATGTTACTGCTTTTATTGGAGGAATAGTTGAAAATTACAATTCCAATTTAATTGGTTTAGGCAAAACAGTTACTGTAGTTGAAGCAGACGAATTCGATCGCTCATTCTTGCACTTACATCCAAATATTGCTTGTGTAACCTCTATGGATGCGGATCATTTAGATATCTACGGAACAAGTGAGGCTATAGAAGCTTCTTTTGTAGAGTTTGCAAACAAAGTTGAAGATAAATCGAAATTGTTTATTGCCCAAGGCTTACCGCTAGAAGGAATGGTTTGTGCAATAAATAATGATGCTCAATTTAAAGCATTTAATGTAAGAGTCGAGGATTCTAGCTATGTGTTTGATGTGCAGACACCAACAGAACTCATTACGAATTTACGTTTTGGTTTACCAGGACGACATAATTTAATGAATGCGTTGATGGCATTGGCAATGGCTAAAACTTACGGCACCCCAACTGAGGCAATTGCTAGTGCTTTATCAACATTTAGAGGGATAAGAAGACGTTTTTCTTATCAAATTAAACGTTCGGATTTGATTTACATAGACGACTATGCACATCATCCAACCGAAATTAATGCGGTGCATCAAGCGGTAAGAGAGTTGTATCCTGGTCAAAAAGTATTGGCTGTTTTTCAACCGCATTTGTTTAGTAGAACCAAAGATTTTGCTGATGACTTTGCTGCTAGCTTATCTAATTTTGACGAAATTTTATTGTTAGATATTTATCCTGCACGTGAACTTCCAATGGAAGGTGTTACCTCACAATGGTTAATGGATAAAATGACAAATGATAATAAGCGATTAGTTGAAAAAGAACATTTAATTGCGTCTATTCAGTCTTCAGATGCCAAGGTTATTGTAACCATAGGTGCTGGTGATTTAGGAGAAATGGTTCCATCAATAAAAAAGGCATTAGATGAAACGTTTTAA
- a CDS encoding cell division protein FtsQ/DivIB, which yields MKRFNWQTIRLLLMFALVIFLYSFTGKRNLNRKVTKAEVVFVGENQLFVKQQAVNKLLIENRQDPKTIAIDALDLNKLEKTIDSHPLIDKSEVSVSVDGVLKAVVKQKTPIARINGKGESFYIDYKGNKMPLSENYTARVLLVSGEINDKNKEDLAKLFRVIYDDVFLKKNIIGMQVMPNGSVLMLNRNYNFKIDFGQLINVEQKFKNYKAFFQKVVLDSSIAKYNKIDLRFAEQVVCTK from the coding sequence ATGAAACGTTTTAATTGGCAAACAATCCGATTGCTTTTAATGTTTGCATTAGTGATCTTTTTGTATTCGTTTACTGGAAAACGGAATTTGAATCGAAAAGTAACGAAAGCAGAGGTTGTTTTTGTAGGAGAAAACCAACTTTTTGTTAAACAACAAGCGGTTAATAAATTGTTAATAGAAAATAGACAGGACCCTAAAACTATTGCTATAGATGCCTTAGATTTGAATAAACTCGAGAAAACTATCGATTCACACCCTTTGATTGACAAGTCTGAAGTGTCTGTGAGTGTAGATGGTGTTCTAAAAGCTGTTGTAAAACAAAAGACTCCAATAGCAAGAATTAATGGAAAGGGAGAATCTTTTTATATTGATTACAAGGGAAATAAAATGCCTTTGTCTGAAAACTATACAGCACGAGTTCTTCTTGTTTCGGGGGAAATAAACGATAAAAATAAGGAAGATTTAGCTAAGCTATTTCGTGTAATTTACGACGATGTTTTTTTGAAAAAAAACATCATTGGAATGCAAGTTATGCCAAATGGTAGCGTTTTAATGCTCAATAGAAATTATAATTTTAAAATTGATTTTGGTCAATTGATAAACGTTGAACAGAAATTCAAGAATTATAAAGCGTTTTTTCAAAAAGTAGTTTTAGATAGCTCAATTGCTAAATATAATAAAATTGATCTTCGATTTGCGGAACAAGTAGTGTGTACTAAATAA
- the ftsA gene encoding cell division protein FtsA — protein MEKENIAVGLDIGTTKIVAMIGKKNEYGKLEILGVGKSKSLGVARGVVNNITQTIQSIQQAIFEAENNSGYKIKDVVVGIAGQHIRSIQHSDYISRNNPEEVIGDCDIDLLISQVHKLAMLPGEEIIHVLPQEFKIDGQSDIKEPVGMYGGRLESSFHIVVGQASSIRNVGRCIQSSGIELSGLTLEPLASSDAVLSQEEKEAGVALIDIGGGTTDLAIFKDGIIRHTAVIPFGGNVITDDIKEGCSIVEKQAELLKVKFGSAWPGENKDNEIVSIPGIRGREPKEISLKNLSKIIHARVVEIIEQVFAEIKLYGHEDPRKKLIAGIVLTGGGAQLKHIKQLVEYITGIDTRIGYPNEHLAGNSDEEISSPLYATAVGLVMNSIEKKTQSAVKIDKSPVLERTPYYREHLVETMPVPEIEKPLVVDLEVKEDRHVPSPESTETKIRRSFLDKYVDKIKEFLDNAE, from the coding sequence ATGGAAAAAGAGAATATTGCGGTAGGTCTAGATATTGGAACAACCAAAATAGTTGCCATGATTGGCAAAAAAAATGAATACGGGAAGTTAGAAATTTTGGGGGTGGGAAAATCCAAAAGTTTGGGTGTGGCTAGAGGTGTTGTAAATAACATTACTCAAACTATTCAATCCATTCAACAAGCTATTTTTGAAGCAGAAAATAATTCAGGTTATAAAATTAAAGATGTAGTTGTTGGTATTGCGGGTCAGCATATCAGAAGCATTCAGCACAGCGATTATATTAGCAGAAATAATCCAGAAGAAGTAATAGGTGATTGTGATATTGATTTATTGATTAGTCAAGTTCATAAATTAGCGATGTTACCTGGAGAAGAAATTATACATGTACTACCACAAGAATTTAAAATTGATGGGCAATCTGATATCAAAGAGCCTGTTGGGATGTACGGAGGAAGATTAGAAAGTAGTTTTCATATTGTAGTAGGACAAGCTTCATCGATAAGAAACGTAGGAAGATGTATCCAGAGTTCAGGAATTGAGTTGTCTGGTTTGACTTTAGAGCCTTTAGCTTCATCTGATGCAGTATTGAGTCAAGAAGAAAAAGAAGCAGGAGTTGCTTTGATTGACATAGGTGGTGGAACTACAGATTTGGCAATTTTTAAAGATGGAATTATTAGACATACAGCTGTAATTCCTTTTGGCGGTAATGTTATCACTGATGATATCAAAGAAGGGTGTTCTATTGTTGAAAAACAAGCTGAATTATTGAAAGTAAAATTTGGTTCTGCTTGGCCAGGGGAAAATAAAGACAATGAAATTGTTTCCATCCCTGGTATCAGAGGTAGAGAGCCTAAAGAGATTTCTTTGAAAAATTTATCTAAAATTATCCACGCAAGAGTTGTGGAAATTATCGAACAAGTTTTTGCAGAAATCAAATTATATGGTCACGAAGACCCACGTAAAAAACTAATCGCGGGAATTGTATTAACAGGTGGTGGTGCTCAATTAAAGCACATCAAGCAATTAGTGGAATACATTACTGGAATCGATACCAGAATAGGTTATCCAAATGAGCATTTAGCAGGTAATTCGGATGAGGAAATTTCAAGTCCATTATATGCTACTGCAGTTGGATTAGTAATGAATAGTATTGAGAAAAAAACACAAAGTGCTGTCAAAATTGATAAAAGTCCTGTTCTAGAAAGAACGCCATATTATAGAGAACATCTGGTAGAAACTATGCCAGTACCTGAAATCGAAAAACCTTTAGTTGTCGATTTAGAGGTGAAAGAAGATAGACATGTGCCAAGCCCAGAGTCTACTGAAACTAAAATTAGAAGATCTTTTCTTGATAAATATGTAGATAAGATTAAAGAATTTTTAGATAACGCAGAGTAA
- the ftsZ gene encoding cell division protein FtsZ, translated as MTSNSEFGSISFDLPKNQSNVIKVIGVGGGGSNAINHMFKQGINGVDFIVCNTDSQALQNSSVPNKIQLGVNLTEGLGAGANPDVGHQSAIESIGEIEKMLDSNTKMVFITAGMGGGTGTGAAPVIAQLAKERDILTVGIVTLPFLFEGKVRQEQAIIGIEKLRKQVDSLIVINNNKLREVYGNLGFKAGFSKADEVLATASRGIAEVITHHYTQNIDLRDAKTVLYNSGTAIMGSATAFGENRAKEAIIAALDSPLLNDNKITGAKNVLLLIVSGTNEITIDEIGEINDHIQNEAGNNANIIMGVGEDETLGDAISVTIIATGFDVEQQNEIVNTEPKKIIHTLEEEQRSVHNLINTPVTTFNLNESPSDVTAERVVFELEEEIEEEAPVVLEVKKPVMNNDELIVMSEFIKNLDVTFEIVSPIEDFDFNISLPSKEEVQIPQANIIEEQKQTAFSFDLPVTPKPTFVAPSAPVVEEKIVFDLSNEAHNINVVQPIQFVPVTELTDNGIIKYSLEEYMEVENDFVQSKPQVKQEEVPAELNITMKQVAPIEVNEVAAESVSPMDMTIEETLRFRAEERRKKLKEFNYKFHNNVTRIDELEREPAYKRLGVDLTNQATSQNSRISVSTDSNNDLQFRSNNSYLHDNVD; from the coding sequence ATGACAAGCAACTCAGAATTTGGAAGCATTTCATTTGATTTACCAAAAAACCAATCAAATGTAATTAAAGTTATTGGAGTAGGTGGTGGAGGTAGTAATGCCATAAATCACATGTTTAAGCAAGGAATAAACGGTGTTGACTTTATAGTTTGTAACACAGATTCTCAAGCTTTGCAAAATAGTTCAGTACCCAACAAAATTCAATTGGGAGTAAATTTAACCGAAGGACTTGGAGCAGGTGCCAACCCAGATGTTGGACATCAATCAGCTATTGAGAGTATCGGTGAAATCGAAAAAATGTTAGACAGCAATACCAAAATGGTTTTCATCACTGCAGGAATGGGTGGTGGAACGGGTACAGGTGCTGCGCCAGTTATTGCTCAATTAGCTAAAGAAAGAGATATCTTAACAGTTGGGATTGTTACTTTACCATTTCTATTTGAAGGTAAAGTTCGACAAGAACAAGCTATTATAGGAATTGAAAAATTGCGTAAGCAAGTTGATTCCTTGATTGTAATCAATAATAATAAATTAAGAGAAGTATATGGTAATTTAGGTTTCAAAGCTGGTTTCTCTAAAGCCGATGAAGTTTTGGCAACCGCTTCTAGAGGAATTGCTGAAGTAATTACACATCACTATACACAAAATATCGATTTACGCGATGCTAAAACAGTTTTGTACAATAGTGGTACTGCTATTATGGGTTCTGCTACAGCTTTTGGTGAAAACAGAGCAAAAGAAGCCATTATTGCTGCATTAGATTCTCCTTTATTGAATGATAATAAAATTACTGGGGCTAAAAACGTATTGTTGCTTATCGTTTCTGGAACTAATGAAATTACTATTGATGAAATTGGAGAAATCAATGACCATATTCAAAATGAAGCAGGTAATAATGCTAACATAATTATGGGGGTAGGAGAAGATGAAACACTAGGTGATGCCATTTCTGTTACCATAATTGCTACAGGTTTTGATGTTGAACAACAAAATGAAATCGTAAATACAGAGCCAAAGAAAATCATACACACTTTAGAAGAAGAGCAAAGAAGTGTTCATAATTTGATTAATACACCAGTAACTACTTTCAATTTGAATGAATCTCCTTCAGATGTTACCGCAGAGCGTGTAGTGTTTGAACTAGAAGAGGAAATTGAAGAAGAAGCGCCTGTTGTTTTGGAAGTGAAAAAGCCTGTAATGAACAACGATGAATTGATTGTAATGTCTGAATTTATCAAAAATTTAGACGTGACTTTTGAAATCGTTTCTCCAATTGAAGATTTTGATTTTAACATTTCACTACCTTCAAAAGAAGAAGTTCAAATTCCACAAGCTAATATCATTGAGGAGCAAAAACAAACCGCTTTCTCTTTTGATTTGCCTGTAACACCAAAACCAACTTTTGTAGCTCCTTCAGCTCCTGTAGTTGAGGAGAAAATAGTTTTTGATTTGTCAAATGAAGCGCATAATATTAATGTGGTTCAGCCAATTCAATTTGTTCCTGTTACGGAATTAACAGACAACGGGATTATTAAATATTCTCTAGAAGAGTACATGGAGGTTGAAAATGATTTTGTACAATCGAAACCACAAGTAAAACAAGAAGAGGTTCCTGCAGAGTTAAATATAACTATGAAGCAAGTTGCTCCAATCGAAGTTAATGAAGTAGCTGCAGAATCAGTTTCTCCAATGGATATGACTATTGAAGAGACACTTCGTTTTAGAGCTGAAGAAAGAAGAAAAAAACTAAAAGAATTCAATTATAAGTTTCATAATAATGTGACTAGAATTGATGAATTAGAACGTGAACCAGCCTATAAACGTCTAGGTGTAGATTTGACTAATCAAGCTACTAGTCAAAACTCAAGAATATCAGTTAGTACAGATAGTAATAATGACTTACAATTTCGTTCTAACAATTCTTATTTGCACGATAACGTAGATTAA
- a CDS encoding GatB/YqeY domain-containing protein: MSLSVRIMDEIKNAMRAKDTLALEALRAVKSAILLAQTESGAKEEIAAEEEIKLLQRLVKQRKDSAAIYTQQGRADLAEPELLQAAVIEKFLPAQLSEAEVEAVVAKIIADNDATRMAAMGKVMGLASAELAGKADGKTISTIVKKLLS; this comes from the coding sequence ATGAGTTTATCAGTACGTATCATGGACGAAATAAAAAACGCCATGAGAGCAAAAGATACTTTGGCTCTAGAGGCCTTAAGAGCGGTTAAATCGGCTATACTTTTAGCACAGACAGAAAGTGGAGCAAAAGAAGAAATTGCTGCAGAAGAAGAAATCAAATTATTACAACGTTTGGTTAAACAAAGAAAAGATAGTGCGGCTATTTATACACAACAAGGAAGAGCTGATTTGGCTGAGCCAGAGTTGTTGCAAGCGGCAGTTATTGAGAAGTTTTTACCTGCTCAATTGAGTGAAGCTGAAGTAGAAGCTGTGGTTGCTAAAATCATTGCAGACAATGACGCTACTAGAATGGCAGCAATGGGTAAAGTAATGGGATTGGCGTCTGCTGAGTTAGCTGGAAAAGCTGATGGTAAGACGATTTCAACCATAGTTAAAAAATTATTGTCTTAA
- a CDS encoding zinc-dependent peptidase: MELFLLQFLLVLLGLGFIFFNIIEPIYVFFYNKPIVVHWHLFPIRISDEQRNILTQNFPFYNKLSPSKKRYFEHRINKFVDKYEFIGHEIEITDEILVLISGTYVMLTFGMRNYLSDLFQKILIYPTVYYSTLNELYHKGEFNPRMKTVVFSWEDFLSGHGVATDNINLGLHEFTHVMHFHCLKSRDVNAAIFQDEYAEIVAIYTSPELIQQINDKAYFRLYAYENQFEFISVLLEHFFESPNDFKTIHPQLYTHVKRMINFNENYFI, encoded by the coding sequence ATGGAGTTATTTTTATTGCAATTTTTATTGGTATTATTAGGATTGGGGTTTATTTTCTTCAATATAATTGAGCCGATTTACGTGTTTTTCTATAACAAGCCTATAGTGGTTCACTGGCATTTGTTTCCAATTCGTATTTCTGATGAGCAGAGAAATATTTTGACGCAAAACTTTCCCTTTTATAATAAATTGTCTCCTAGTAAGAAGCGTTATTTTGAACACAGGATAAATAAGTTTGTCGATAAATATGAATTTATAGGCCATGAAATTGAGATTACTGACGAAATACTTGTGCTTATCTCAGGGACTTATGTTATGTTGACTTTTGGTATGAGGAACTATTTAAGCGACTTGTTTCAAAAAATTTTGATTTATCCAACGGTGTATTATTCAACTCTGAACGAGCTGTATCACAAGGGAGAATTTAATCCAAGGATGAAGACTGTTGTTTTTTCATGGGAAGATTTTTTGTCTGGTCATGGAGTAGCTACAGATAATATTAACTTGGGGTTACATGAGTTTACCCATGTTATGCATTTTCATTGTTTGAAAAGTAGAGATGTAAATGCTGCAATTTTTCAGGATGAATATGCAGAAATAGTAGCAATTTATACTTCTCCTGAATTGATTCAGCAAATTAACGATAAAGCTTATTTTCGTTTATATGCTTATGAAAATCAATTTGAATTTATTTCGGTTTTGTTAGAACATTTTTTTGAAAGCCCGAATGACTTTAAGACGATACATCCTCAATTGTATACTCATGTGAAGCGAATGATTAATTTTAACGAGAACTATTTTATTTAA
- a CDS encoding CBS domain-containing protein, whose protein sequence is MKSNVPVSKIMSKHLVKLHLNDDLTKAESLFKHHKIRHIPVVNGNKILGILSYTDLLRISFADAIDDDEEVIDTTVYNMFSVEQVMVKKVTTVSPDTSIKAAAEILTHNDFHALPVCEGDLLVGIVTTTDLIQYLIDQY, encoded by the coding sequence ATGAAAAGTAATGTCCCCGTTTCAAAAATAATGTCCAAACATTTGGTAAAATTGCATTTGAATGACGATTTGACCAAAGCTGAAAGTTTGTTTAAACATCATAAAATTAGACATATTCCAGTTGTTAATGGAAATAAGATTTTAGGTATTTTGAGCTATACTGATTTGTTGCGTATCTCGTTTGCAGATGCAATAGATGATGATGAAGAAGTGATTGATACTACAGTGTATAATATGTTTTCTGTAGAGCAAGTTATGGTTAAAAAAGTAACTACGGTTTCGCCAGATACAAGCATAAAGGCGGCAGCTGAGATTTTGACTCACAATGATTTTCATGCCTTGCCAGTTTGCGAAGGAGATTTGCTAGTAGGTATTGTTACTACAACCGATTTAATTCAGTATTTAATAGACCAGTATTAA
- the rpe gene encoding ribulose-phosphate 3-epimerase: MSKNTIIAPSVLAADFANLQRDVEMINNSQADWFHIDIMDGVFVPNISFGMPVLEAIAKHATKTIDVHLMIVDPDRYIKTFADLGANVLTVHYEACNHLHRTLQAIKAEGMLAGVAINPHTSIDLLEDVINDIDLVCIMSVNPGFGGQSFIENTYNKVTKLKDLIIQKGANTIIEIDGGVTNKNARALVEAGADVLVAGSFVFKAENPTATIEDLKKITTI, translated from the coding sequence ATGAGTAAAAACACAATTATAGCACCTTCTGTTCTTGCAGCCGATTTTGCTAATTTACAGCGCGATGTAGAGATGATTAATAATAGCCAAGCTGATTGGTTTCATATTGACATTATGGATGGCGTATTTGTACCTAACATTTCGTTTGGTATGCCCGTACTAGAAGCAATTGCAAAACATGCTACCAAAACAATTGATGTCCATTTAATGATTGTAGATCCTGATCGCTATATCAAAACGTTTGCTGACTTGGGTGCAAATGTACTAACCGTTCATTATGAAGCTTGTAATCACCTTCATCGTACTTTACAAGCTATCAAAGCGGAAGGAATGCTTGCTGGTGTCGCTATCAACCCACACACTTCTATTGACTTATTAGAAGATGTAATCAATGATATCGATTTGGTATGTATTATGAGTGTAAATCCCGGATTTGGCGGACAATCGTTTATCGAGAATACGTACAATAAAGTAACCAAATTGAAAGATTTAATTATTCAAAAAGGAGCCAACACCATAATTGAAATTGATGGTGGGGTTACGAATAAAAATGCGAGAGCATTAGTAGAAGCCGGAGCAGATGTTTTAGTTGCTGGAAGCTTCGTTTTCAAAGCTGAAAACCCAACAGCTACTATCGAGGATTTGAAAAAAATCACCACTATCTAA